In Arthrobacter sp. StoSoilB5, one genomic interval encodes:
- a CDS encoding MFS transporter, which translates to MDMKTELKKQEETRPNWWVLFLTCAAVVLDGYDTVALGVSIPTIAKDWAVQPSFFTPALSLTSAGVALGYLAVGRLVAKLGTRNVIFSAVVVFTLASVMTAWSTSIVELTILRFITGLGLGAVLPAAVSHATAVNPARLRQSIAVVVMTGISFGALIAGLTGSAIVGAFGWEWVFILGAIASGILLPFLWFGLSGSQRPDTLNKALEAKHHASVARLFDAPVRSRTLLLWAFSFLIFAVFYVFSSWLPTLLTSYGFSAGLAPMGSAALGIGSIVGAGVLIIGSRRFRMTSVLAGTTSVAIMFLVTSAFLGPDKTLLLLVFGGVGLGLQAGMIGATALAVALYPQATVTAGVGWAASLGRLGSVVGPIFGGILIGFGVDTSFIVLSVCVPVMVALGFVLVVGRISAARAAAATPRPRHPEKSSLTSHG; encoded by the coding sequence ATGGACATGAAGACCGAACTCAAGAAGCAGGAAGAGACAAGACCAAATTGGTGGGTACTTTTCCTCACTTGTGCGGCTGTAGTGCTCGATGGCTACGACACGGTCGCATTGGGCGTATCCATACCGACAATTGCGAAAGACTGGGCGGTTCAACCCTCGTTTTTCACTCCTGCCCTCTCGCTGACCAGCGCCGGAGTGGCCCTGGGATATCTCGCTGTGGGACGCCTCGTGGCAAAGCTGGGCACAAGGAACGTCATCTTTTCTGCCGTTGTGGTCTTCACTCTTGCTTCAGTGATGACAGCGTGGTCGACTTCGATTGTGGAACTCACGATTCTGCGGTTCATAACGGGCCTAGGGTTGGGCGCCGTTCTTCCTGCCGCCGTATCCCATGCAACCGCAGTCAATCCCGCACGTTTGCGTCAATCTATCGCAGTGGTCGTAATGACAGGCATCTCATTCGGGGCACTCATTGCAGGGCTTACCGGCAGCGCTATCGTGGGGGCTTTTGGGTGGGAATGGGTGTTCATTTTGGGTGCTATCGCCTCCGGTATTCTTCTGCCATTCTTGTGGTTCGGGCTCTCGGGAAGCCAAAGGCCAGACACGCTCAACAAAGCGCTCGAAGCTAAGCACCATGCCTCGGTTGCGCGCCTGTTCGATGCCCCCGTTCGAAGCAGAACTCTTCTCCTATGGGCCTTTTCCTTTCTCATATTCGCCGTGTTCTACGTGTTCTCGTCATGGTTGCCGACCTTGCTCACCAGCTACGGCTTCAGTGCCGGTCTAGCACCAATGGGGTCAGCGGCTCTAGGCATCGGAAGCATCGTGGGCGCTGGCGTGCTAATTATCGGATCACGTCGATTCCGCATGACGTCCGTGCTGGCTGGAACCACGTCAGTAGCCATTATGTTTCTTGTTACTTCTGCGTTTCTCGGCCCCGACAAAACTCTGCTGCTGCTCGTCTTTGGTGGAGTCGGCCTGGGACTCCAGGCTGGGATGATCGGCGCTACCGCGCTGGCAGTCGCACTGTATCCGCAAGCAACAGTGACCGCCGGCGTCGGGTGGGCAGCTTCGCTGGGGCGACTCGGCTCCGTGGTTGGACCGATCTTCGGCGGGATCCTTATTGGATTCGGCGTAGATACCAGCTTCATAGTTCTTTCAGTGTGCGTGCCTGTAATGGTTGCTCTTGGGTTCGTCTTGGTTGTAGGGCGTATCTCTGCAGCAAGGGCCGCTGCCGCTACTCCGAGGCCAAGACACCCGGAGAAATCGTCCCTAACTTCGCATGGGTAG
- a CDS encoding glycosyltransferase family 39 protein, whose protein sequence is MDSLEQTEASPPHFRVRKPASTSPRRLQHSWWIAVSVGLLGLVFRVFGVQRANDVFIDEVTYADLAREIADGKMPSILGNPFFLHPPASYALNALVIRVLGLEGHPMDLALQLRWVNTVLGALTVVVCFLLVRRLVGIGPAAVAAVIQASDPFVLRMDGRLMMETPAGFAVLSGWLLVLLLINRKWDRARLWLELSAGTVFGLAILTKDMTVVFTVVPLLAATFWRRTVPLLTTLRILVVSLVPYLIYLGVIAANGLLPQFVEQKSVGVLRMMGVVQMTGFNSVPGVNLVERLIDMAGRFGTSYLLLGLSILAGAVAATSQLAHRRVIGLFSLFTGFVGIYSVFFGAAEEQFGYCVVLAALVSTPVAVAMLISWRPRLRKATAAAVAIVAVLSLVLGVQERSVVDDGLVRARDWINAELPGSSKVGLTSVTGEFALLPHEGWEVLPSLRSLRDGGAEYVLTQGRPLSEGYGFAAPELLDWLQDNAQPVFTFTGPTSGDTVVWRLDRTKLDAAVAGGTILPPINGGYR, encoded by the coding sequence ATGGACTCGCTGGAACAAACCGAAGCATCGCCACCACATTTTCGAGTGCGGAAGCCGGCCAGCACATCTCCGCGGCGACTTCAACATTCATGGTGGATCGCGGTGTCTGTAGGACTACTTGGCCTGGTATTCCGAGTGTTCGGCGTTCAACGGGCAAACGATGTATTTATCGACGAGGTTACCTACGCGGACTTGGCTAGAGAAATCGCCGATGGAAAAATGCCATCAATCCTCGGCAACCCATTTTTCCTGCATCCGCCGGCTTCTTACGCTCTAAACGCGCTGGTAATACGTGTGCTGGGTCTCGAGGGCCATCCTATGGACCTGGCTTTGCAATTGCGTTGGGTCAACACGGTCCTCGGAGCCTTGACAGTGGTTGTCTGCTTTCTGTTGGTACGCCGTCTGGTCGGAATAGGGCCCGCTGCGGTGGCTGCCGTCATCCAGGCGAGCGATCCATTTGTCCTCCGCATGGACGGGCGTCTGATGATGGAGACTCCAGCCGGCTTCGCGGTATTGTCGGGATGGCTGCTGGTCCTGCTTCTGATAAACCGTAAGTGGGACCGCGCGCGATTGTGGCTTGAATTAAGCGCCGGGACGGTCTTCGGGCTGGCGATCCTCACCAAAGATATGACCGTCGTCTTCACGGTCGTCCCGCTCTTGGCCGCCACGTTCTGGCGCAGAACCGTTCCCCTGCTGACAACTCTGCGAATCCTCGTCGTTTCCCTCGTTCCCTATTTGATCTATCTGGGTGTGATCGCCGCTAACGGGCTTCTGCCGCAATTCGTAGAACAAAAATCGGTGGGCGTCCTTAGAATGATGGGAGTCGTTCAAATGACCGGCTTCAATTCTGTTCCGGGCGTAAACCTGGTAGAACGACTCATAGACATGGCTGGCCGGTTCGGCACCAGTTATCTGCTTTTGGGTCTATCGATTCTGGCTGGTGCGGTGGCCGCCACCTCACAACTGGCGCATCGGCGCGTCATTGGCTTGTTCTCGCTTTTTACAGGTTTCGTAGGCATCTACTCTGTATTCTTCGGGGCGGCGGAAGAACAATTTGGCTACTGCGTAGTGCTTGCAGCCCTGGTTTCAACACCGGTAGCCGTCGCGATGTTGATTTCGTGGCGGCCCCGACTTCGCAAGGCCACGGCCGCTGCGGTGGCAATCGTGGCAGTTCTGAGTCTTGTTTTGGGTGTTCAGGAAAGGTCAGTGGTGGATGACGGCCTTGTCCGCGCACGAGATTGGATCAATGCCGAACTTCCCGGATCCTCAAAGGTGGGTTTGACCTCAGTAACGGGTGAATTCGCGCTATTGCCACACGAAGGTTGGGAGGTACTTCCCTCGTTGCGGTCCCTAAGGGATGGAGGCGCTGAGTATGTCCTGACCCAGGGCAGGCCATTGAGTGAGGGCTATGGCTTCGCTGCTCCGGAACTCCTGGACTGGCTGCAAGACAATGCACAACCGGTTTTCACATTTACCGGACCCACTTCAGGTGACACGGTGGTTTGGAGGCTGGACCGAACCAAGCTGGACGCCGCCGTCGCCGGAGGGACGATCCTCCCACCGATAAATGGAGGGTACCGGTGA
- a CDS encoding zinc-binding alcohol dehydrogenase — MTISRDQEHEAHAYWVTESGHGELRPEAIPTPGPKEALVRTLYSGVSRGTERVVHEGRVPERVADLMHAPHQEGDFPGPVKYGYLSVGVVEEGPEDWTGKTVFSLHPHQDFYVVPTNQLTAIPEDVPARRAVLTGIVEVAINALWEAGPRLGDRVAVVGGGLVGGVLATLLRKYPLGRLQLVDSDPAKRVLAEKLNIDFALPDEAENDCDIVFHCSASNAGLKLSLQLAGDDSDVIELSWFADKEVTLPLGEDFHARRLTIRSSQVGAVALPRRHRRTNAQRLQLAAATLKDPLFDTFLSSECQFQNLPTTLVKLLEKPGGFCHVVAYPKPEE, encoded by the coding sequence ATGACTATCTCGCGCGATCAAGAACACGAGGCCCATGCCTATTGGGTCACTGAGTCGGGGCACGGTGAGTTGCGCCCCGAGGCCATCCCAACCCCAGGTCCCAAAGAAGCGCTCGTCAGGACTCTCTACTCAGGCGTCAGCCGCGGCACGGAGCGCGTAGTCCATGAAGGGCGCGTCCCAGAGCGCGTGGCTGATTTGATGCATGCCCCACATCAGGAAGGCGACTTCCCGGGCCCGGTCAAGTACGGCTACTTGTCGGTTGGCGTCGTAGAAGAAGGCCCCGAGGACTGGACCGGCAAGACCGTCTTCAGCTTGCACCCGCACCAGGATTTCTACGTAGTCCCTACGAACCAGCTCACAGCCATCCCGGAGGACGTGCCTGCCCGCCGCGCCGTGCTCACGGGCATTGTGGAGGTGGCCATCAATGCCCTTTGGGAAGCCGGGCCGAGGCTGGGAGATCGTGTCGCCGTCGTCGGTGGTGGCCTGGTGGGCGGCGTCCTGGCGACGCTCCTACGGAAGTATCCGCTGGGGCGCCTGCAACTAGTGGACTCAGACCCGGCCAAGCGAGTCCTCGCGGAAAAGCTCAACATCGACTTCGCCCTCCCGGACGAGGCAGAGAACGATTGCGACATCGTTTTCCACTGCTCCGCATCCAACGCGGGCCTCAAACTGAGCCTCCAACTTGCGGGCGATGATTCCGACGTGATCGAGCTTTCGTGGTTCGCCGACAAGGAAGTCACGCTGCCACTCGGGGAAGATTTCCACGCCCGGCGGCTCACCATCCGCTCCAGCCAAGTTGGGGCAGTGGCGCTGCCCAGGCGGCACAGGAGAACCAACGCCCAGCGCCTCCAACTCGCGGCAGCAACCCTGAAAGATCCGCTGTTCGATACGTTCCTCAGTAGCGAATGCCAATTTCAGAACCTACCCACCACACTCGTTAAGTTGTTGGAAAAGCCAGGCGGCTTCTGCCACGTGGTCGCCTATCCAAAGCCGGAGGAGTAA
- a CDS encoding 6-carboxytetrahydropterin synthase, with amino-acid sequence MFSLTVRRHFMIAHSLPREAFGPAQGLHGATFVAEVTFRRPDLNEDAIVLDIGAAGGILEEILEDLNYKNLDEHPAFKGKLSTTEALAKHIAEAVAGNIASTPDGRALTGIDVLLRENPDAWAGYSLDLTRS; translated from the coding sequence ATGTTCAGCCTGACCGTCCGACGCCATTTCATGATTGCCCACAGCCTTCCCCGCGAAGCGTTCGGCCCAGCCCAGGGCCTCCACGGTGCCACGTTCGTCGCCGAGGTGACCTTCCGGCGCCCCGACCTCAACGAGGACGCCATCGTCCTCGATATCGGCGCTGCAGGCGGCATTCTTGAGGAAATTCTCGAAGACCTGAACTACAAGAACCTCGACGAACACCCCGCGTTCAAGGGCAAGTTGTCCACCACGGAGGCGCTGGCGAAGCACATCGCTGAGGCCGTCGCCGGCAACATCGCGAGCACTCCCGACGGCAGGGCCCTCACAGGTATCGACGTCCTCCTCCGTGAGAACCCGGATGCGTGGGCAGGGTATTCACTTGACCTGACGCGCAGCTAA
- a CDS encoding glycosyltransferase, whose translation MLDGGTAVIADGLVASGAPDEVAGAVSAGTRLWILSHMALADHPDLESRALGAATGVICPSAHAAAALEKRHGLKNVVVAHPGVEAAAMAKGSETPHIIALAALLPNKSQTEIVEALATLKDLPWTAALIGTEHADPAYAAEVRASVERYGLQNRITMTGELAGDALEDQWHKAHLSVLVSKSEAFGLVVTESLAHGVPVLVRQGTGAVEALGHTGAGAALDLTGPNNLAGTIRRWLSDHELQRSWRTAALHARANLPGWDTTAATVLKALGWGEGAE comes from the coding sequence ATGCTCGACGGCGGCACCGCAGTGATTGCCGACGGATTGGTTGCGAGCGGGGCGCCGGATGAGGTCGCCGGCGCGGTGAGTGCAGGAACCAGGCTGTGGATCCTCTCCCACATGGCGCTCGCAGACCACCCGGACCTTGAATCCAGGGCCTTGGGCGCGGCCACAGGAGTGATCTGCCCGAGCGCCCATGCTGCTGCGGCACTGGAAAAAAGGCATGGCCTCAAAAACGTGGTGGTTGCCCATCCCGGAGTTGAAGCGGCTGCGATGGCAAAGGGCTCGGAAACCCCGCACATCATCGCCCTCGCCGCGTTGCTGCCCAACAAGAGCCAAACAGAAATCGTGGAAGCCCTTGCCACGCTGAAGGACCTCCCATGGACGGCTGCCCTGATCGGCACCGAACACGCTGACCCGGCCTACGCCGCGGAGGTGAGAGCCTCCGTCGAGCGTTACGGACTCCAAAATCGCATCACCATGACTGGGGAGCTCGCCGGCGACGCGTTGGAGGACCAGTGGCACAAAGCGCATCTCAGCGTCCTGGTTTCGAAGTCTGAGGCGTTCGGGCTGGTGGTGACGGAGTCGTTGGCCCACGGCGTACCGGTCCTTGTCCGGCAGGGGACCGGCGCCGTGGAGGCCCTCGGACACACCGGAGCCGGGGCGGCGCTAGACCTTACGGGCCCCAACAACCTCGCCGGAACCATCCGGCGCTGGCTCAGCGACCACGAACTCCAAAGGAGCTGGCGCACTGCGGCACTCCATGCCCGGGCCAACCTTCCCGGCTGGGACACCACTGCAGCGACAGTTCTGAAAGCCCTTGGCTGGGGCGAGGGTGCAGAATAG
- a CDS encoding crosslink repair DNA glycosylase YcaQ family protein encodes MTPKVQTIPAASTLTPERLRAWAWHKQGLDGSLAGKASEEVLDHAGWARSVGGANPYLTLFARAGISREQVDRDVKELRIHELPTARACTYVLGQADFAWGLQVGRDAAIAPFKVLARMGVDRGEITLLEDEIEHALKESGDPLDPKQLKDLLGDSVRSLGEEGKKKGAATTLPTALGLLQADGRIRRVPINGRLDQQRYAYTNWGLPPSKLDDDGARRLLLERYLRWTGGATFKQSQWFTAFTVAQSKAALAAVGAMEVPTASGDVLWMLPDDVERLADFEEPGDEQIHLLAGTDSLVLHRRNSADMFAEEDKGKKVLDTTLALQADLPDHPILDRGRIIGLWQYDPANERIAAWTFAAPTAAVSRRIGEIEAWIRDELGDFRSFSLDSPASRQLRIDALNEAAGL; translated from the coding sequence ATGACGCCCAAAGTCCAGACCATACCGGCCGCATCAACCCTCACTCCGGAACGCCTCCGGGCCTGGGCATGGCACAAACAGGGCCTCGACGGGTCACTGGCCGGAAAGGCCTCCGAGGAAGTCCTGGACCATGCCGGATGGGCACGTTCGGTGGGCGGCGCCAACCCGTACCTGACGCTGTTTGCGCGGGCGGGGATCAGCCGCGAACAGGTGGACCGCGACGTCAAAGAACTGCGGATTCACGAACTCCCCACTGCACGTGCCTGCACCTACGTCCTGGGCCAAGCCGACTTTGCATGGGGCCTGCAGGTAGGCAGGGATGCCGCCATCGCCCCGTTCAAAGTGCTGGCCAGGATGGGTGTTGACCGCGGCGAGATCACGTTGCTGGAAGACGAGATTGAGCACGCCCTCAAAGAATCCGGCGATCCCCTGGACCCCAAACAGCTCAAGGATCTACTGGGTGATTCCGTCCGGAGCCTCGGGGAGGAAGGCAAGAAGAAGGGCGCCGCCACCACGCTGCCCACGGCCCTGGGACTTCTTCAGGCCGACGGCCGCATCCGCCGCGTCCCCATCAACGGCCGCCTCGATCAGCAGCGCTACGCCTACACGAATTGGGGCCTGCCGCCCAGCAAACTCGACGACGACGGCGCCCGCCGCCTCCTGCTCGAACGCTACTTACGCTGGACTGGCGGTGCGACGTTCAAGCAGAGCCAGTGGTTCACCGCGTTCACCGTGGCCCAGAGCAAAGCGGCGCTCGCCGCCGTCGGCGCCATGGAGGTGCCAACGGCGAGTGGCGATGTGCTGTGGATGCTGCCTGACGACGTCGAACGTTTGGCCGACTTCGAAGAGCCTGGAGACGAGCAGATCCACTTGTTGGCTGGCACGGACTCACTGGTCCTCCACAGGCGGAATTCGGCTGACATGTTCGCTGAGGAGGACAAAGGAAAGAAGGTCCTGGACACCACCCTTGCCCTTCAGGCCGACCTCCCGGATCATCCGATCCTGGACCGGGGCAGGATCATCGGCCTGTGGCAGTACGATCCCGCCAACGAACGCATTGCCGCATGGACCTTCGCGGCGCCCACTGCCGCGGTCAGTCGTCGAATCGGCGAAATCGAGGCCTGGATCCGGGACGAACTTGGCGACTTCAGGTCGTTCAGCCTGGACTCGCCGGCGTCCCGCCAGCTACGGATCGATGCCCTCAACGAGGCCGCTGGTCTCTAG
- a CDS encoding VOC family protein, whose protein sequence is MTVAFNHTIVYATDKHASAAFLARILGLPAPQPMWSFVTVPLENGVTLDFLEAAGDIAPQHYAFLVSEEEFDAIFLRITAEHIPYWADPARSRAQQINHNDGGRGIYFCDPDGHFLEAITRPYGSG, encoded by the coding sequence ATGACAGTCGCTTTCAACCACACCATCGTCTACGCCACGGACAAGCACGCGTCCGCTGCGTTCCTGGCCCGCATTCTTGGGCTTCCCGCGCCGCAGCCCATGTGGTCCTTCGTCACTGTTCCCTTGGAGAACGGCGTCACGCTGGACTTCCTCGAGGCCGCCGGAGATATCGCGCCGCAACACTATGCCTTCCTTGTCAGCGAGGAGGAGTTCGATGCGATTTTCCTCAGGATTACCGCCGAACACATCCCCTATTGGGCCGATCCCGCACGCTCCCGAGCCCAGCAAATCAACCACAACGACGGCGGCCGCGGGATCTACTTCTGTGACCCGGACGGCCACTTTCTCGAAGCGATCACCCGGCCGTATGGTTCTGGCTGA
- a CDS encoding nucleoside deaminase produces MSANEPYHAEHMAWMGLALDEARLALETDDVPIGAVVLGPDGGVLGTGRNEREAHGDPTAHAEIVAIREAAAALQRHALELGEGGDGWRLEDCTLVVTLEPCAMCAGAVVLARIPRVVFGAWDEKAGAAGSVFDILRERRLNHWVEVYAGVREEECAALLRDFFATHRVPAAEHRSPA; encoded by the coding sequence ATGAGCGCCAACGAGCCGTATCACGCAGAACACATGGCCTGGATGGGCCTTGCCTTGGACGAGGCCCGGCTGGCGTTGGAGACGGACGACGTGCCGATCGGCGCCGTCGTCTTAGGACCCGACGGCGGTGTGCTGGGTACTGGTCGCAACGAGCGGGAAGCGCACGGGGATCCGACCGCCCACGCAGAGATCGTCGCCATCAGGGAAGCTGCCGCAGCCCTGCAACGCCATGCCCTCGAGTTGGGCGAAGGTGGCGATGGCTGGCGGCTTGAGGACTGCACGCTCGTGGTCACCTTGGAACCGTGTGCCATGTGTGCCGGAGCAGTTGTGCTGGCCCGTATCCCCCGGGTCGTCTTCGGCGCTTGGGATGAGAAAGCCGGCGCAGCAGGTTCTGTGTTCGACATCCTCCGCGAGCGCCGCCTCAACCACTGGGTGGAGGTCTATGCCGGAGTACGCGAGGAAGAATGCGCGGCCCTCCTCCGGGACTTCTTCGCTACGCACCGGGTACCAGCAGCGGAGCACCGCTCGCCCGCTTGA
- the upp gene encoding uracil phosphoribosyltransferase codes for MRTLVVDHPLVAHKLTVLRDKNTPSPVFRQLTEELVTLLAYEATREVKTQPVEIETPVTKTVGTAFTKPTPLVVPILRAGLGMLEGMTKLVPTAEVGFLGMARDEETLDIITYAERLPENLTGRQIFVLDPMLATGGTLREAIKFLFKRGASDVTCICLLAAPEGLAKLEEELKDANVKVVLASIDEKLNEKSYIVPGLGDAGDRLYGVAG; via the coding sequence ATGCGCACACTCGTCGTGGACCACCCGCTGGTCGCTCACAAGCTCACCGTTCTGCGGGATAAGAACACTCCTTCACCGGTCTTCCGGCAGTTGACTGAAGAACTCGTAACCCTGTTGGCCTATGAAGCCACCCGAGAGGTCAAGACGCAGCCCGTCGAGATCGAGACGCCTGTCACCAAGACCGTGGGCACGGCGTTCACCAAGCCCACTCCACTGGTGGTTCCCATCCTGCGCGCAGGCCTGGGCATGCTTGAAGGCATGACCAAGCTCGTTCCCACAGCCGAGGTCGGCTTTCTGGGCATGGCCCGGGACGAAGAAACACTGGACATCATCACCTACGCCGAGCGCCTCCCCGAGAACCTCACCGGCCGGCAGATCTTCGTGCTGGACCCCATGCTGGCCACCGGCGGCACGCTGCGCGAAGCCATCAAGTTCCTGTTCAAGCGCGGCGCATCGGACGTTACCTGCATCTGCCTGCTGGCAGCTCCGGAGGGCCTGGCCAAGCTGGAAGAGGAACTCAAAGACGCCAACGTGAAGGTGGTCCTCGCTTCGATCGACGAGAAGCTCAACGAGAAGTCCTACATCGTGCCGGGCCTCGGCGACGCCGGCGACCGCCTGTACGGTGTGGCCGGCTGA
- a CDS encoding VOC family protein → MDWKLELVFVPVSDVDRAKDFYVNKVGFNPDFDERPMDGIRFVQLTPPGSACSIAIGEGLSDAPPGTAPSLQMVVSDINKAHEQLKANGVEVSDIDVQDWGQFVHFADPDGNKWAVQYIPHRPNG, encoded by the coding sequence ATGGACTGGAAACTTGAACTGGTGTTTGTCCCTGTGTCCGATGTGGATCGCGCGAAGGATTTTTACGTCAACAAAGTTGGTTTCAACCCCGATTTCGATGAGCGTCCCATGGACGGCATCCGCTTTGTGCAGTTGACCCCGCCGGGTTCGGCCTGTTCCATCGCGATCGGCGAGGGGCTCAGCGATGCCCCTCCTGGAACAGCGCCATCCCTGCAAATGGTGGTGAGCGATATCAACAAGGCGCACGAGCAGCTCAAGGCGAACGGCGTCGAGGTCAGCGATATTGACGTCCAGGACTGGGGACAGTTCGTCCATTTTGCGGACCCCGACGGCAATAAATGGGCGGTGCAATACATTCCGCATCGGCCCAACGGCTAA
- a CDS encoding HAD-IA family hydrolase, with product MSHPAEPTMPAERAERAPTLTVRAVLFDMDGTLVDSTAIVEQVWLEFAERYGLDYNEILRTSHGVQAGDTVRRYAPAGADFEALTAELGEMERTRIDGVVALPGAEALLAALPDDAIALVTSADRILADIRMQAAGLSMPATAVTAEAVTRGKPHPEGYLKAAALLGADPADVVVFEDAPAGIAAARAAGMRTVVVGDAGGELGPGMWRIPDYSAVTVTAVKDDDGGHLISFTL from the coding sequence ATGAGCCATCCTGCCGAACCGACTATGCCTGCCGAACGAGCCGAGCGGGCGCCAACCCTGACCGTCCGTGCTGTCCTCTTCGACATGGACGGAACACTGGTGGACTCTACAGCGATCGTGGAGCAGGTGTGGCTGGAGTTCGCCGAACGATACGGCCTTGATTACAACGAGATCCTGCGGACGTCCCACGGCGTGCAAGCGGGCGATACTGTGCGCCGCTATGCGCCGGCAGGTGCTGATTTTGAAGCTCTGACGGCCGAGCTGGGCGAAATGGAACGCACCAGAATCGATGGCGTGGTTGCCCTCCCGGGTGCCGAAGCCCTGCTTGCTGCGTTGCCTGACGACGCCATCGCGCTGGTCACGTCTGCCGACCGCATCCTTGCCGACATCCGCATGCAGGCTGCCGGACTTTCGATGCCGGCGACCGCGGTCACCGCCGAGGCTGTCACGCGCGGCAAGCCGCACCCGGAGGGCTACCTCAAAGCCGCGGCTCTGCTGGGCGCGGACCCGGCCGACGTCGTGGTTTTCGAAGATGCCCCCGCAGGCATCGCGGCGGCCCGTGCGGCCGGGATGCGGACCGTAGTGGTAGGCGACGCCGGTGGCGAGCTTGGGCCCGGCATGTGGCGTATCCCGGACTACTCCGCAGTCACCGTCACTGCTGTGAAGGACGACGACGGCGGTCACCTCATCAGCTTCACGCTATAG
- a CDS encoding pyridoxal-dependent decarboxylase, with protein sequence MSALPEAYGAALERAMAHATHWLASVPERAVRPEFDADQVAATLLPRLPDGPTDAADVVDELAALAEPGLMAIQSGRFYGWVMGGTLPAAMAADWLVTAWDQNAGLRFATPAAAAIEESAAAWLLDLLHLPEGSDVGFTTGATTANFAGLAAGRQYLMDEAGWDLADLGLTGAPRITTFAGRERHAAVDLALRYLGLGACVPVDTDDQGRILPEALADAMDEQPGRSLVCLQAGNLHSGAFDPMSEAIAVAHDREAWVHVDGAFGLWAAVSPHLRERLAGVEAADSWATDAHKTLNVPYDCGLAIVSRPEALRRAFSIHTSYLIATETGLGDPFDKVPELSRRARGIPVWAALRQLGRSGTIEMVEGLAANARALAEGLSGIPGVEILNEVVFTQVSVSFGSDERTRRITQRLMAEGAVWMSGSAWRGRDILRISVSNWSTDADDVARSVDAVRRAVKAEPEG encoded by the coding sequence ATGTCTGCGTTGCCGGAGGCGTATGGTGCTGCACTGGAACGGGCCATGGCCCACGCTACCCACTGGCTAGCATCCGTACCCGAGCGGGCAGTCCGTCCTGAATTCGACGCCGATCAAGTCGCCGCGACCCTTCTTCCGCGCCTCCCCGATGGTCCTACGGACGCGGCGGACGTAGTTGATGAACTCGCCGCGCTGGCCGAACCGGGATTGATGGCGATCCAGTCGGGACGGTTCTACGGCTGGGTCATGGGCGGAACCCTGCCAGCTGCCATGGCCGCTGATTGGCTGGTCACCGCGTGGGACCAGAACGCCGGACTTCGATTTGCGACGCCAGCCGCCGCTGCCATTGAGGAGTCGGCTGCAGCGTGGCTGCTGGACCTGTTGCACCTTCCCGAAGGGTCCGACGTCGGATTCACCACGGGGGCGACCACCGCCAACTTCGCGGGGCTGGCTGCCGGGCGGCAATACCTGATGGATGAAGCCGGGTGGGACCTCGCGGACCTGGGCTTGACGGGGGCGCCGCGGATCACCACGTTTGCTGGCCGGGAAAGGCACGCGGCAGTGGACCTTGCCCTGCGGTATCTGGGGCTGGGAGCCTGCGTTCCCGTGGACACGGACGATCAAGGCAGGATCCTGCCGGAGGCCCTCGCGGACGCCATGGACGAGCAACCCGGACGTTCCCTCGTGTGCCTGCAGGCCGGCAACCTGCATTCAGGTGCGTTCGATCCGATGTCTGAAGCAATCGCGGTAGCCCATGACCGCGAGGCCTGGGTCCACGTGGATGGGGCGTTTGGGTTGTGGGCCGCGGTCAGCCCACACCTGCGGGAGCGGTTGGCCGGAGTGGAGGCGGCCGATTCATGGGCCACCGATGCCCACAAGACGCTGAACGTTCCGTACGACTGTGGCTTGGCCATTGTCTCCCGACCGGAAGCTCTGAGACGCGCCTTCAGCATCCATACGAGCTACCTCATTGCAACGGAGACCGGACTGGGCGATCCGTTCGACAAGGTCCCGGAATTGTCCCGCCGTGCCCGCGGTATTCCGGTCTGGGCGGCCCTCCGGCAGTTGGGCCGCTCAGGAACAATCGAGATGGTGGAAGGACTGGCCGCCAACGCCCGCGCCTTGGCTGAGGGTCTGTCCGGCATTCCGGGAGTGGAGATCCTCAACGAGGTCGTATTCACCCAAGTCTCCGTCAGCTTCGGCAGCGATGAGCGTACCCGCCGCATCACGCAGCGTCTCATGGCCGAGGGCGCAGTGTGGATGTCAGGTTCCGCCTGGAGAGGCCGGGACATCCTGCGGATCTCCGTGAGCAACTGGTCCACGGATGCCGACGACGTCGCCCGGTCGGTGGACGCTGTGCGGCGTGCGGTGAAGGCGGAACCGGAAGGATAG